One genomic region from Candidatus Omnitrophota bacterium encodes:
- a CDS encoding tetratricopeptide repeat protein, whose amino-acid sequence MKKGIIVAMVALVVLVTAVAFFPSLSNDFVDWDDTQLVTTNSAIRGFTPENIKKMFTTNYLGHYIPLVMVSFAAEYHFFGLDPFIYHLTNYVLHILITVAVFYFLYLLSGEAIVAFVVAMLFGIHPLHVESVAWITERKDLLYSIFYMLALISYMVYLKKGKKGVYLVCFLFAVLSLFSKAMAVTLPVVLLLVDWFRHRGLTRKVILEKVPFFGVALLVGLINLRFEMLTGATHLKVSLPSRIYALSKGIPFYLYKTVFPVDLSALYPYHRTINLQQGIETVVYIVILIILGALVAFSRRYTKKVVFGSLFFLVTILPVLKIIPAGSAFAADRYMYLPSIGLFYIFGVFVNWLFHDRQLGRPAVRTGLVLVFAAMTLTLSVRTWHRCAVWNNTQTLFNDVIRSNPLIPVSYNKVGAYFAARGKLDEAIVYFKKALRIRPDFMLARQNMRRAYIEKGMAPEEADAVVEEVIGKRETPREEPAPTDEEREVYRKVWALNRTGVEQGKRGEFDKAISSFKKAIELDPNYPETYNNLGFAYYKKGEYYLAEEYFKKALEVDPSHERAWKNLEAIRGITKPEGGQEEQTDSQQ is encoded by the coding sequence ATGAAAAAAGGTATTATTGTTGCCATGGTGGCTCTTGTGGTGCTGGTGACCGCGGTGGCTTTCTTTCCGTCGCTGTCGAACGATTTCGTCGACTGGGATGATACCCAGCTGGTGACGACCAACTCGGCTATCCGGGGCTTTACCCCGGAGAACATAAAAAAAATGTTCACCACCAATTACCTGGGCCATTACATACCGCTGGTCATGGTAAGTTTCGCTGCCGAATACCATTTCTTCGGTCTGGATCCATTTATATACCACCTGACCAACTATGTTCTGCATATTCTCATAACGGTCGCAGTCTTCTATTTTCTGTATCTCCTTTCTGGCGAGGCTATAGTCGCCTTCGTCGTCGCTATGCTCTTCGGAATACATCCCCTTCACGTTGAGTCGGTGGCCTGGATCACCGAAAGAAAGGACCTATTGTATTCCATTTTCTACATGCTGGCTTTGATAAGTTACATGGTATACCTGAAGAAGGGTAAGAAGGGTGTATACCTAGTGTGTTTTCTTTTTGCGGTCCTGTCTCTCTTTTCGAAGGCCATGGCCGTTACCCTGCCGGTCGTTCTTCTGCTGGTCGACTGGTTCCGCCACAGGGGCCTGACCAGGAAGGTCATACTTGAGAAGGTGCCCTTTTTCGGTGTCGCCCTGCTTGTGGGGCTTATCAATCTCAGGTTCGAGATGCTTACCGGTGCGACCCACCTCAAGGTGAGCCTTCCCTCAAGGATATACGCGCTCAGCAAGGGGATACCTTTCTATCTCTATAAGACGGTCTTTCCCGTAGATCTTTCCGCTCTTTACCCATACCACAGGACCATAAACCTGCAGCAGGGGATAGAGACGGTGGTTTACATAGTGATCCTCATTATACTGGGTGCTCTTGTGGCCTTTTCAAGAAGGTACACCAAAAAAGTGGTCTTCGGCAGTCTTTTCTTTCTGGTGACCATACTGCCGGTACTCAAGATAATACCCGCCGGTTCCGCGTTCGCCGCCGACAGGTACATGTACCTGCCCTCGATAGGCCTGTTCTATATATTCGGGGTCTTCGTAAACTGGCTTTTCCATGACAGGCAGCTGGGTCGCCCCGCCGTAAGGACCGGGCTTGTCCTGGTCTTTGCCGCCATGACCCTGACGCTTTCGGTCCGCACCTGGCACAGGTGCGCGGTCTGGAATAACACCCAGACGCTTTTCAATGATGTCATAAGGAGCAATCCCCTTATTCCGGTCTCGTACAACAAGGTAGGCGCCTATTTCGCCGCACGGGGGAAGCTGGATGAAGCCATAGTCTATTTCAAAAAAGCCCTCCGGATAAGGCCCGACTTCATGTTGGCCCGGCAGAACATGCGAAGGGCCTATATCGAAAAAGGGATGGCTCCCGAGGAAGCCGACGCAGTGGTCGAAGAGGTTATCGGCAAGAGAGAGACCCCCCGGGAAGAACCCGCCCCCACCGATGAGGAGCGCGAGGTCTATAGGAAAGTGTGGGCTCTCAACCGCACGGGAGTAGAGCAGGGCAAGCGCGGCGAGTTCGATAAGGCCATTTCTTCCTTCAAGAAGGCCATAGAACTTGATCCGAACTACCCCGAGACCTACAACAACCTGGGGTTCGCGTACTACAAAAAGGGCGAATACTACCTGGCAGAGGAATATTTCAAGAAGGCCCTTGAAGTGGACCCTTCACACGAAAGGGCCTGGAAGAACTTAGAGGCTATACGCGGCATTACAAAGCCCGAGGGCGGGCAGGAAGAGCAAACTGATAGCCAGCAGTAA
- the lnt gene encoding apolipoprotein N-acyltransferase: protein MKTHIRNISLAFLAGIAGFAAFPPLDISFAAWFCLLPLLLTVEPGKPRENFFYGYLAGVVFFASLLYWLVNVSVPGMIILVLALSVFYGLFALLAGYIRKYSMSLLILPFIWVVLEFIRGNLFTGFPWALLGYTQYRNLNLIQIADITGTYGVSFIIVAFNTAVYAVSIRSKRRISYMMIALIFMLASTSYGIYRLNNLHRWGSPRISVVQGNIPQSYKWDPSYADEIMAGYTALTRQAAGDDTSLIIWPETSYPYLFEEGTQEAETIKELASEVKTPILAGMVSRRAEGYYNTAVLFDGAGRIREKYLKTHLVPFGEYVPFEGALNVVRKYIDKPIGDFEEGDEYTVFPVSSLTAITRPDGTLVRTTNFFRFGVLICFEDIFPYITRNFVNNGANFMVNMTNDAWFGKTAAPLQHMQASVFRAVENRVPVIRAANTGISCFIDPQGKVTEKVQSAGENIFIKGYATSSVNVLYGKSYYTVYGDLFVYFCAFMLAVLFITEGFLLRKENRS, encoded by the coding sequence ATGAAAACCCATATACGTAACATATCCCTCGCTTTTCTGGCCGGAATAGCGGGGTTTGCCGCTTTCCCGCCTCTTGATATAAGTTTCGCCGCCTGGTTCTGCCTGCTTCCGTTGCTGCTCACCGTCGAGCCCGGAAAGCCCCGGGAGAATTTCTTTTACGGTTACCTGGCGGGAGTCGTTTTTTTCGCCTCGCTCCTTTACTGGCTGGTGAACGTAAGTGTTCCGGGGATGATAATCCTGGTCCTTGCGCTTTCGGTGTTTTACGGTCTTTTCGCTCTTCTGGCCGGTTACATCAGAAAATATTCGATGAGCCTTCTTATTCTTCCATTCATATGGGTGGTGCTCGAATTCATAAGGGGCAACCTTTTTACGGGATTTCCCTGGGCACTTCTGGGGTATACCCAGTACAGGAACCTTAACCTGATACAGATAGCCGATATCACCGGCACTTACGGGGTATCCTTCATTATTGTCGCTTTCAACACGGCTGTCTACGCGGTGAGCATCCGTTCCAAAAGACGCATCTCCTACATGATGATCGCGCTTATTTTCATGCTCGCTTCGACTTCATACGGCATCTACAGGCTGAATAACCTCCACAGGTGGGGATCCCCCCGGATAAGCGTTGTCCAGGGGAACATACCCCAGAGCTATAAATGGGATCCTTCCTATGCAGATGAGATCATGGCCGGTTATACCGCACTTACCCGGCAGGCCGCCGGGGACGATACCTCCCTGATAATATGGCCGGAGACCTCTTACCCTTATCTCTTCGAGGAAGGCACTCAGGAGGCGGAAACCATAAAAGAACTCGCCTCGGAGGTAAAGACGCCCATACTCGCGGGAATGGTCTCCAGGCGAGCGGAGGGGTATTACAATACGGCCGTCCTTTTTGACGGGGCGGGGCGCATCCGGGAAAAATACCTCAAGACGCACCTTGTGCCTTTCGGGGAATACGTTCCCTTTGAAGGCGCGCTTAACGTTGTCAGAAAATACATCGATAAACCCATAGGCGACTTCGAAGAAGGGGATGAGTATACCGTCTTTCCCGTGAGTTCGCTTACCGCCATTACGCGTCCGGACGGCACGCTCGTCCGCACGACGAATTTTTTCAGGTTCGGCGTCCTTATCTGTTTTGAGGATATTTTCCCGTACATAACAAGGAATTTCGTCAATAACGGTGCGAATTTCATGGTAAATATGACCAATGACGCCTGGTTCGGTAAGACCGCGGCGCCTCTCCAGCACATGCAGGCGTCGGTCTTCAGGGCGGTTGAGAACAGGGTGCCCGTCATACGCGCCGCTAACACGGGGATCTCCTGTTTTATCGACCCACAGGGTAAGGTCACTGAAAAAGTGCAATCTGCCGGCGAGAATATCTTCATCAAGGGCTACGCCACCAGCAGCGTAAACGTGCTTTACGGCAAGAGCTATTACACGGTCTACGGGGACCTTTTCGTGTATTTCTGCGCTTTTATGCTGGCGGTTCTGTTCATAACCGAGGGTTTCTTACTCAGGAAAGAGAATAGATCATGA
- a CDS encoding excinuclease ABC subunit UvrC, with translation MTARSKKLQTKIQNLPDSPGVYMFLDSKGEIIYVGKARRLKRRVSQYFQAGRARDARLELLVSEVRDVKFIRASSEAEALIYEAGLIKDHSPKFNIELKDDKSYPYLKLTVNEEYPRLFLTRRRLNDGAIYYGPYVDVKLLKEALSFMKKVFPLRTCRRFHKTICLEYHMEQCAGPCEGKISREEYWDMVEQLKQFLEGRKDDLIRALQERMKGFADKHQYERALQVKKRIEALTAIQQMHDRSQHPVYGELDELQNALGLRDLPVTIECFDISNTSGKQAVGSMVRFVAGTPRKSDYRKYRIRTVGEIDDYSMIREVVRRRYSRLLKEKRSLPDLVLIDGGKGHLSVARDELTRLGLGAVEVASIAKEHNHLYSPARKHPIRLSPGSRLLLLIQRIRDEAHRFAITYHRKLRGKEKFATELKKIKGVGPVREKILIEKFGRVDNIRRASLEELKEAGMDERTARSIRKYFSGGK, from the coding sequence ATGACCGCCCGATCGAAAAAACTACAGACTAAAATACAAAACCTGCCCGACTCTCCCGGGGTTTACATGTTCCTGGATTCGAAAGGCGAGATCATTTACGTGGGCAAGGCCCGGCGCCTCAAAAGGCGCGTCTCTCAGTATTTCCAGGCCGGAAGGGCCAGGGACGCCAGGCTTGAACTGCTGGTAAGCGAGGTGCGTGATGTCAAGTTCATAAGGGCCTCTTCCGAGGCGGAAGCGTTGATATATGAGGCGGGCCTTATCAAGGACCATTCTCCCAAGTTCAATATAGAGCTTAAGGACGACAAGTCCTACCCCTACCTCAAGCTTACTGTTAACGAGGAGTATCCCCGGCTTTTCCTGACAAGAAGAAGGCTGAACGACGGGGCGATCTATTACGGCCCTTATGTTGACGTCAAGCTTCTCAAGGAAGCCCTGTCGTTCATGAAGAAGGTTTTCCCGCTGAGGACATGCAGGAGGTTCCATAAGACGATCTGCCTCGAGTACCACATGGAGCAGTGCGCAGGACCATGCGAGGGGAAGATCTCCCGCGAGGAATACTGGGACATGGTCGAACAGCTCAAGCAGTTCCTGGAAGGACGCAAGGACGACCTTATACGCGCCCTTCAGGAGCGCATGAAGGGTTTCGCCGATAAACACCAGTACGAAAGGGCGCTTCAGGTCAAAAAACGTATCGAGGCCCTTACCGCGATACAGCAGATGCACGACCGGTCGCAGCACCCCGTATACGGGGAACTGGACGAACTGCAGAACGCCCTGGGGCTCAGGGACCTTCCGGTGACCATAGAATGCTTTGATATATCCAATACCAGCGGTAAACAGGCCGTGGGCTCCATGGTCAGGTTCGTCGCAGGAACCCCCAGAAAATCCGACTACCGCAAGTACAGGATACGCACGGTCGGGGAGATTGACGATTATTCGATGATACGCGAGGTCGTAAGAAGAAGGTATTCGCGCCTTCTCAAGGAGAAAAGATCCCTTCCGGATCTGGTTCTCATTGACGGAGGCAAAGGGCACCTTTCAGTAGCGAGGGATGAGCTTACCCGGCTGGGGCTGGGGGCTGTGGAGGTGGCCAGTATAGCCAAGGAGCACAACCATCTTTATTCGCCCGCGAGAAAGCACCCCATAAGGCTTTCGCCCGGTTCGAGACTGTTATTACTTATCCAGAGGATCCGCGACGAGGCGCACCGCTTCGCGATAACCTATCACCGGAAGCTCAGGGGCAAGGAGAAGTTCGCCACAGAGCTCAAAAAGATAAAGGGTGTCGGCCCCGTGCGGGAGAAGATACTTATCGAGAAGTTCGGAAGAGTGGATAATATCCGCAGGGCTTCTCTTGAGGAACTTAAAGAAGCCGGTATGGATGAGCGTACCGCAAGGTCTATCAGGAAGTATTTTTCCGGGGGGAAATAG
- the rpsT gene encoding 30S ribosomal protein S20, giving the protein MANKKAAIKSLRQDKKKHERNKSKLSELRTLAKKANKLMDDQKKKEADEALKELESKLSKAAKKNVIKQNTASRRISRLRSKWAQIEA; this is encoded by the coding sequence ATGGCGAACAAGAAAGCTGCTATAAAGAGCTTAAGACAGGACAAGAAAAAGCACGAAAGAAACAAATCAAAACTATCAGAGCTTCGCACTCTCGCTAAAAAAGCCAACAAGCTTATGGACGACCAGAAGAAAAAGGAAGCGGACGAGGCGCTGAAGGAACTTGAATCAAAACTTTCGAAAGCCGCGAAGAAGAACGTAATAAAACAGAACACGGCTTCAAGACGTATATCCAGGCTCAGAAGCAAATGGGCCCAGATAGAAGCCTGA
- a CDS encoding peptide chain release factor 2, producing the protein MFCKINSTNSGGIFDLEKNEKRIKQIESELNDPEIWKNQEKADSLSRELKALRSLVGPYREIKEQYDSVKELSSIVEAEDTESLKSLMDEMRTVQKSIDQLEFKCILGDEADRSDAIVSINSGAGGTESCDWAAMLQRMYLRWAEDHGHSVEMIDQLAGDEAGIKSATFMVKGPFAYGYLKAESGVHRLVRISPFDSNKRRHTSFASVDVIPDIDKNIKVDINESDLRIDTYRSSGAGGQHVNVTDSAVRITHEPTGIVVQCQKERSQHKNKATAMKILRARLYEEKKRQQEEDITRSYEDKKKIEWGSQIRSYVLHPYKMVKDHRTDEQTSSAEKVLDGELDEFIRSYLKMEATKK; encoded by the coding sequence ATGTTCTGCAAGATAAATTCGACGAACTCAGGGGGTATCTTTGACCTTGAGAAAAACGAGAAGAGGATAAAGCAGATAGAGTCCGAGCTCAACGACCCCGAGATCTGGAAGAACCAGGAGAAGGCTGACTCGCTTTCGCGTGAACTTAAGGCGCTCAGGTCCCTTGTAGGGCCCTATAGAGAGATAAAAGAGCAGTACGATTCGGTGAAGGAGCTTTCAAGCATAGTGGAAGCCGAGGACACCGAGTCTTTAAAGAGCCTCATGGATGAGATGAGGACGGTGCAAAAGTCCATTGACCAGCTTGAGTTCAAGTGCATACTCGGCGATGAGGCGGACCGCTCCGACGCTATCGTGAGCATCAATTCGGGGGCGGGAGGTACCGAGTCCTGTGACTGGGCCGCCATGCTCCAGAGGATGTACCTCAGATGGGCCGAGGACCACGGTCACTCCGTTGAAATGATCGACCAGCTCGCAGGGGACGAGGCGGGCATCAAGTCGGCGACTTTCATGGTGAAGGGGCCTTTCGCTTACGGATACCTCAAGGCCGAATCGGGCGTTCACCGCCTCGTGAGGATCTCGCCTTTCGATTCCAATAAAAGAAGGCATACGTCTTTCGCCTCTGTTGACGTTATTCCGGATATAGACAAGAACATAAAGGTCGATATAAACGAGAGCGACCTCAGGATAGACACCTATCGTTCCTCAGGAGCCGGGGGCCAGCACGTTAACGTCACTGATTCGGCAGTAAGGATAACCCACGAGCCGACCGGTATAGTCGTGCAGTGCCAGAAAGAGCGGTCCCAGCACAAGAACAAGGCTACGGCCATGAAGATACTCAGAGCGCGTCTCTACGAAGAGAAAAAACGCCAGCAGGAAGAGGACATAACGCGTTCCTACGAGGACAAGAAAAAGATCGAATGGGGCAGCCAGATAAGGTCATACGTGCTGCATCCATACAAGATGGTCAAGGACCACAGGACGGATGAGCAGACCTCGAGCGCGGAGAAGGTGCTTGACGGCGAGCTTGACGAGTTTATCAGATCATATCTCAAGATGGAGGCAACCAAGAAATAA
- the secA gene encoding preprotein translocase subunit SecA — MFGILRKLFGTQNERELKKIEPVVRQINDLEEDIAALSDEQIREKTDSLKRDLRKELEGIKDELAGVKEAIAMSTSDAERNKHKKRLKEVKNRILDDRLPLVFALVREASKRTIGLRHFDVQLTGGIVLHEGKNAEMATGEGKTLVATLPVTLNALTGEGVHVITVNDYLAKRDSEWMGPVYRFLGLSVGVIQHDMDTEERKKAYSCDVVYGTNNEFGFDYLRDNMVVEEESRVQREPNYAIVDEVDSILIDEARTPLIISGPVDETNEAYNQMRPVVQEIVRAQKKLVGEFLSEYRKKHSEGKDEDAGQLLYLIHKADPKNREFLDIILKDQKAKNLLDRAQAQLDSKVMEKERNEFLEQLYYVFDEKTRESTFSAKGQEMMQEKFDIDFMLEDIEAKIAELADEDIPEEEKTARETELVTRYAEQQRKVESVKQLLKAYILFQKDVDYVVKENKIVIVDGFTGRMMPGRRFSDGIHEAIEAKEQVEVQKESQTLATITLQNYFRMYDKLAGMTGTAKTEEAEFVNIYLLPVIQIPTNRHLRRENMPDRIYKTELEKFKAVCDEVEHWNKKGRPLLVGTISIEKSEKLSGLLNSRGIRHNVLNAKYHEKEAHIIAQAGRYGAVTIATNMAGRGTDILLGGNPEYLADDAVSKLELEEEQEKEKAFSKYLDEYRQKTRQEKEKVLEAGGLHVIGTERHEARRIDNQLRGRSGRQGDPGSSRFYLSLEDDLMRIFGSDRIKNVMDRLGMEEGEVIENPMVTSAIRTAQRRVENQNFEIRKHLLKYDNVMNQQREVIYKRRSNILKGTDLKNEFFECLTVGLESVFVNWETYPEPEKAAKEIMYRYAIKVDPEELTPRDPKDIIARIMEVAKKSYSAREKALGEERARELEKAVMLSVIDTNWKEYLREIDDLREGISWRAYGQKDPLVEFQHEAFQMFTDLMVKIDEQTAEKIMKISAMEEEYKRSVFEPERGDLVHQGYSALGTSSSGQDTVYDKEAGVKTPEEIFGAENVRAKTTVRRKVPKVGRNDPCPCGSGKKYKKCCGR; from the coding sequence ATGTTCGGCATATTAAGGAAACTATTTGGCACGCAGAACGAGCGGGAGCTTAAAAAGATAGAACCGGTGGTTCGACAGATAAACGATCTCGAGGAGGATATAGCAGCTCTTTCCGACGAGCAGATCAGGGAAAAGACCGACTCCCTAAAACGGGATCTCAGGAAGGAACTCGAGGGGATAAAGGACGAACTCGCCGGCGTCAAGGAGGCGATCGCCATGTCTACCTCGGACGCCGAGCGTAATAAGCATAAGAAGCGTCTGAAGGAGGTCAAGAACAGGATCCTGGACGATAGGCTGCCCCTTGTCTTCGCCCTTGTCAGGGAAGCCTCGAAGAGGACCATAGGTCTCAGGCATTTCGATGTCCAGCTCACCGGCGGGATAGTCCTTCACGAGGGAAAGAACGCCGAGATGGCCACAGGTGAAGGTAAGACGCTGGTAGCGACCCTGCCGGTCACGCTCAACGCGCTGACCGGAGAGGGGGTTCATGTCATAACCGTTAACGACTACCTCGCCAAAAGGGACTCCGAGTGGATGGGGCCGGTGTACCGTTTCCTCGGGCTTTCGGTGGGTGTCATCCAGCACGACATGGATACCGAGGAAAGGAAAAAGGCCTACTCCTGTGACGTGGTCTACGGGACGAACAACGAGTTCGGGTTCGATTACCTCAGGGACAACATGGTTGTCGAGGAAGAGAGCAGGGTCCAGAGAGAGCCCAATTACGCGATAGTCGACGAGGTGGACAGCATACTCATCGATGAGGCGAGGACTCCTTTAATAATCTCCGGTCCGGTTGACGAGACGAACGAGGCTTACAACCAGATGAGGCCTGTTGTCCAGGAGATCGTCAGGGCCCAGAAGAAGCTGGTAGGCGAGTTCCTTTCCGAATACAGGAAAAAGCACTCCGAAGGGAAGGATGAGGACGCCGGGCAGCTCCTTTACCTCATACATAAGGCCGATCCGAAGAACCGCGAGTTCCTTGATATCATACTCAAGGACCAGAAGGCGAAGAACCTCCTGGACAGGGCCCAGGCCCAGCTTGACAGCAAGGTCATGGAAAAGGAGCGTAACGAGTTCCTCGAGCAGCTTTACTATGTTTTTGACGAGAAGACACGCGAATCCACCTTCAGCGCCAAGGGCCAGGAGATGATGCAGGAGAAGTTCGACATAGACTTCATGCTCGAGGATATCGAGGCGAAGATAGCGGAACTTGCCGATGAGGACATACCCGAGGAGGAGAAGACCGCCCGCGAGACGGAGCTGGTCACCCGTTACGCCGAGCAGCAGAGAAAGGTCGAAAGCGTGAAACAGCTTCTCAAGGCCTATATCCTCTTCCAGAAGGATGTCGATTACGTGGTCAAGGAGAACAAGATCGTCATAGTCGACGGATTCACCGGAAGGATGATGCCCGGCAGGAGGTTCTCCGACGGTATACACGAGGCCATCGAGGCCAAGGAGCAGGTCGAGGTCCAGAAGGAGAGCCAGACGCTCGCGACGATAACCCTTCAGAACTATTTCCGGATGTACGATAAACTCGCCGGCATGACCGGTACCGCCAAGACGGAAGAGGCGGAGTTCGTCAATATATATTTATTACCCGTTATCCAGATCCCGACCAACCGCCACTTGAGAAGGGAGAACATGCCCGACAGGATATACAAGACGGAGCTTGAGAAGTTCAAGGCGGTATGCGACGAGGTGGAGCACTGGAACAAGAAGGGAAGACCCCTTCTCGTGGGGACCATCTCCATCGAAAAGTCGGAGAAGCTGAGCGGCCTTCTGAATTCCCGCGGGATAAGGCACAACGTGCTGAACGCCAAATACCACGAGAAAGAAGCCCACATAATCGCACAGGCGGGAAGGTACGGCGCGGTAACCATAGCAACCAACATGGCAGGTCGCGGAACGGACATACTCCTCGGGGGTAATCCCGAGTACCTGGCAGATGATGCGGTGAGCAAGCTCGAACTCGAGGAGGAACAAGAAAAGGAAAAAGCGTTCAGCAAGTACCTTGATGAATACCGCCAGAAAACCCGCCAGGAGAAGGAAAAGGTCCTTGAAGCGGGGGGGCTTCACGTTATAGGCACCGAACGGCACGAGGCCAGGCGCATAGACAATCAGCTCCGCGGGCGCTCCGGAAGGCAGGGCGACCCGGGTTCCAGCAGGTTCTACCTTTCGCTGGAGGATGACCTGATGAGGATATTCGGTTCGGACAGGATAAAGAACGTGATGGACCGTCTGGGGATGGAAGAAGGAGAGGTCATCGAAAATCCGATGGTGACCAGCGCGATAAGGACCGCCCAGAGGAGAGTCGAGAACCAGAACTTCGAGATAAGGAAACACCTCCTAAAATACGATAACGTGATGAACCAGCAGAGAGAGGTCATCTACAAGAGGCGCAGCAACATCCTCAAGGGAACGGACCTGAAGAACGAGTTCTTTGAATGCCTCACGGTGGGACTTGAATCGGTCTTCGTTAACTGGGAGACCTACCCGGAACCGGAAAAGGCCGCTAAAGAGATCATGTACCGTTACGCCATCAAAGTGGATCCGGAGGAACTTACGCCAAGGGACCCCAAGGATATCATCGCCAGGATAATGGAGGTCGCCAAGAAAAGCTATTCGGCAAGGGAAAAGGCCCTCGGTGAGGAGCGCGCGAGGGAACTCGAGAAAGCTGTAATGCTCTCGGTGATAGATACCAACTGGAAGGAATACCTGCGAGAGATAGACGACCTTCGTGAAGGCATATCCTGGCGCGCTTACGGCCAGAAGGATCCCCTGGTGGAATTCCAGCACGAAGCCTTCCAGATGTTCACCGACCTCATGGTCAAGATAGATGAGCAGACCGCGGAGAAGATAATGAAGATCTCCGCGATGGAAGAGGAATACAAAAGGAGCGTATTCGAGCCGGAAAGAGGTGACCTGGTGCACCAGGGTTACTCCGCCCTGGGAACGTCTTCGTCCGGGCAGGATACCGTCTATGACAAGGAGGCAGGCGTCAAGACGCCCGAGGAGATATTCGGCGCCGAGAACGTGAGGGCAAAGACCACCGTAAGGCGCAAGGTGCCCAAGGTGGGGCGTAACGATCCCTGCCCGTGCGGCAGCGGAAAGAAATACAAAAAGTGCTGCGGCAGGTAG
- the murJ gene encoding murein biosynthesis integral membrane protein MurJ — protein MTTNKTLIKSTGIISSAITSSRILGFLRDILFARWFGTNIYAQAFVVAYRIPNMLRDMVGEGATNAAIVPVLSNYRHTRSEEEYWTAARVIFNLMLTALSVVTVLGVVFAPLLVRIIAPGFLEDPEKFRIAVFLTRVIFPYIFFLGLLAYSKGVLNSLNYFLTPAFAPVVLNISIILSLLFLSPLIGIKGVVIGIIVGGLFQVLMQLPPLYRRGFRLDKSFQLSHPVGSQIGRLLLPRAMGTAVYQVSILIDTVLASLAWIVGAGGVAALYYSNRLVQLPLAVFGISLATAALPRMSREVAMNDIEKLRGTVSFSLRTVFTIMVPAAVGLMVLAKPIVRILFERGEFTPYSTSITVNALFFYTFGLLAYAGIKILVGTYYSLGDTRTPVKTALAALLVNIVFNLILMWPLKIGGLALATSIAATTNLVILYVILMRRIGDIGTGAIISSLMRIFSATVVMGLFTFFMKRLFLDAQALSTPVAFLRLLGVILTSGIVYFAASCAAGVEASRKMLKAVIARIS, from the coding sequence ATGACCACTAACAAAACGCTTATAAAATCAACTGGCATAATAAGTTCCGCTATTACCTCAAGCCGCATACTTGGGTTTCTGAGGGATATACTCTTCGCCCGTTGGTTCGGTACGAACATCTATGCACAGGCTTTCGTGGTGGCTTACCGTATACCCAACATGCTCAGGGATATGGTGGGAGAGGGGGCGACCAACGCGGCCATCGTGCCCGTTCTCAGCAATTACAGGCATACCCGTTCCGAGGAGGAATACTGGACCGCCGCCAGGGTGATATTCAACCTGATGCTGACCGCTTTAAGTGTGGTCACCGTCCTGGGGGTGGTTTTCGCGCCCTTGCTAGTAAGGATAATCGCGCCGGGATTTCTCGAGGACCCGGAGAAGTTCAGGATCGCCGTTTTTCTCACCAGGGTGATATTCCCGTATATATTCTTCCTGGGGCTTTTAGCATACAGTAAGGGAGTGCTTAATTCACTGAACTATTTTCTCACGCCGGCTTTCGCGCCGGTCGTGCTTAATATATCGATCATACTCTCTTTGCTTTTTCTCTCGCCTCTTATAGGCATTAAAGGCGTAGTGATAGGAATTATCGTAGGCGGCCTCTTCCAGGTGCTCATGCAGCTTCCGCCTCTTTACAGGCGAGGCTTCAGGCTGGATAAGTCCTTTCAGCTTTCGCACCCGGTAGGCAGTCAGATAGGGCGCCTTTTACTGCCCCGGGCTATGGGGACCGCGGTATACCAGGTGAGCATACTTATCGATACGGTCCTGGCCTCCCTTGCCTGGATAGTGGGCGCCGGAGGTGTCGCCGCTTTATATTACTCGAACAGGCTCGTCCAGCTTCCTCTTGCGGTCTTCGGTATATCCCTCGCGACAGCCGCACTTCCCAGGATGAGCAGGGAAGTGGCCATGAACGACATAGAGAAGCTGCGGGGCACGGTATCTTTTTCGCTCAGGACGGTGTTTACCATTATGGTGCCCGCTGCGGTGGGACTCATGGTGCTGGCAAAGCCCATAGTGAGGATCCTTTTTGAAAGAGGCGAGTTCACGCCGTATTCCACGTCCATAACCGTTAACGCGCTTTTCTTTTATACTTTCGGCCTGTTGGCCTATGCCGGGATAAAGATACTGGTGGGGACATATTACTCTCTGGGGGATACGAGGACGCCGGTCAAGACCGCTTTAGCGGCTCTATTGGTCAACATCGTCTTCAACCTCATCCTTATGTGGCCGCTCAAGATAGGCGGGCTTGCCCTGGCGACATCCATCGCAGCTACCACGAATCTGGTCATCCTTTACGTCATACTTATGAGGCGGATAGGGGATATCGGTACCGGCGCGATCATATCCAGCCTTATGCGCATATTTTCCGCTACCGTGGTCATGGGACTTTTCACTTTTTTCATGAAGCGCCTTTTTCTCGATGCGCAGGCTCTGTCGACACCGGTGGCTTTCCTGAGGCTGCTTGGGGTTATCCTCACCAGCGGTATCGTTTACTTCGCCGCCAGCTGTGCGGCAGGGGTTGAAGCTTCCCGTAAAATGCTAAAAGCCGTAATTGCGAGGATATCATGA